Genomic DNA from Verrucomicrobiota bacterium:
GATGCCGGCATTTCAGGCTATGGTGAATCCGGCGCTTCGGGCGAAATCTTCCGGGGTTGGGTGCACGGTGGAAACAAACCCATTCAAGATAGGTTGATAGGTGAAGATCCCTTGGCGATTGAGAAGCACTATTACAAAATGAGTACGCAGGTGCACAATCTGGTATCCCAGGGGAGCATTTTCAGTGGCATTGATATGGCTCTGTGGGACATAGCGGGCAAGGTATTGAACCGTCCGGTTCACCAATTGCTCGGTGGTCCTTTCCGGGAGAAGATAAAACTTTATCACGACGATCAGCCCACTGACATGCTCGACAAGAAAAATTGTCGGGACTGGGCTGACAAAATAAGGGCAAATCCACGCGGTTGGTCCACCATCAAAATGTCCTTCAATCACGTATTTGGCTTTGACCGGCTGGAACGAGATATTACCATGCTGGGACCCCGTGATTTTGACAAGCTCAGGACGGGCTTTGACAACGTGCGGGAGGCGCTCGGTATGGACTACGACCTGATTGCTCATGCCCACAGCGAGTTTGACCTGCCCACTTCGGTCGGGATTGCAAAGGCGGTTGCACCGTCAAAGGTTCTTTGGCTGGAAGATCCTCTTCCGCCCCATTACTCCGAAAGTTGGAAGAGCTTAAAGCAACAATCGCCGGTGCCGATTATGAATGGCGAGAAGGTTGAGATGCCGAAGGGATTTCTGCCATTTCTGCAGAATCAGGCAGTGGATATCATCCATCCTGATCTGGCATGGTGCGGTGGCGTCACGGGTGCCAGGAAGATCGCCGACCTGGCATCGCTATATCGAATCCCAATCGCTCTACACAATTTGGGTGGCTACCCCTTGCTGATGGCCAGCGTTCAATACGCCGCCTCTATCCACGATTTTGTGATTTTAGAAAACGCGATAGACAAAGGTCAGGGTACCGAGTTGATGGGCAAGGAGCCAGTAGTGGTAACGGATAGTTATATCGATCTTCCCAAGGAGCCAGGCTTAATGCAACTTAACCAGGACTACCTCAAAGAGAATATTCGTCCTGAAGAAACCTGGTGGGGGGACTGAGGCATCTTTCTAAGACCGACCTCCAATCTGGGTAACTCAAATTCAAAACAACACACCATAAATTACATGAATAGAAGACACTTCTTGAAAACCGCATTAGCCCTTCCAGCAGGTGCGTGGATGACGAACTACAACCTGATGGCTCATCCGGTTCGAGATCAAATAAAGATCACCGACATCAAGGGCATTGTGTTGAAGAACCAGTGGAAGACCTTGGTAAAGGTGGAAACAGATGCCGGCATTTCCGGTTATGGTGAATCGGGTGCCACGGGCGATATTTTTCGCTCCTGGGTAAACACCGGAAATCGCCCAATCCGTAATTATCTTATCGGTGAGGATCCGTTGGCTATCGAGAAACACTATTTCAAAATGAGTACGCAGGTGCACAACCTGATGGCTCAAGGGAGTGTTTTCAGCGGCATCGACATGGCCTTGTGGGATATTGCCGGCAAAGTGCTGAACCGACCGGTTTGTGAGCTACTCGGTGGTCCTTTTAGGGATAAGGTTAAGCTCTATCACGACGATCAGCCCACTGACA
This window encodes:
- a CDS encoding mandelate racemase/muconate lactonizing enzyme family protein, giving the protein SHYNLLAQPALNQIKITAIKSIVLKNQWKTLVKVETDAGISGYGESGASGEIFRGWVHGGNKPIQDRLIGEDPLAIEKHYYKMSTQVHNLVSQGSIFSGIDMALWDIAGKVLNRPVHQLLGGPFREKIKLYHDDQPTDMLDKKNCRDWADKIRANPRGWSTIKMSFNHVFGFDRLERDITMLGPRDFDKLRTGFDNVREALGMDYDLIAHAHSEFDLPTSVGIAKAVAPSKVLWLEDPLPPHYSESWKSLKQQSPVPIMNGEKVEMPKGFLPFLQNQAVDIIHPDLAWCGGVTGARKIADLASLYRIPIALHNLGGYPLLMASVQYAASIHDFVILENAIDKGQGTELMGKEPVVVTDSYIDLPKEPGLMQLNQDYLKENIRPEETWWGD